AGGAGGAAATGATGAAAAAGAAATTTTTGGTGTTGTCTTTGGCATTTATGCTGGTGTTCTCCGTGACATTGGCTGGTTGTAGTGGTAACGGTAAAGGCGATTCCGCCTCAAATGACGATCCGATTGCAGACGGTACCTTATCCGTTGCTGTTGATGATACCTATCTTCCAATGGAATTCAGGGATGATCAGAACAACCTGGTCGGCTTTGACGTGGATCTCGCAAAGGCGATCGGCGAGGATCTTGGTGTAAAGGTTGACTTTACAACCGTGGCCTGGGATGGTATCTTCAACGGCTTAAACGCAAAGCAGTATGACGCTATTATCTCCAGTACCAGTATCACACCGGAACGACAGGAAGGTTTCAATCAGACAAATCCTTACGTATCCAACGGTATTGTCATCGTATCCCGCAAGGATGCCACGCCTGTAAAAACCTTTGAAGAGCTTGCTGGTAAAACAGTCGGCGTACAGCTGGCCACAACCGCTGATAACGGC
The DNA window shown above is from Eubacterium limosum and carries:
- a CDS encoding substrate-binding periplasmic protein, producing MKKKFLVLSLAFMLVFSVTLAGCSGNGKGDSASNDDPIADGTLSVAVDDTYLPMEFRDDQNNLVGFDVDLAKAIGEDLGVKVDFTTVAWDGIFNGLNAKQYDAIISSTSITPERQEGFNQTNPYVSNGIVIVSRKDATPVKTFEELAGKTVGVQLATTADNGAQKLKEQTGTNVEIKQYDGMLDAFAALEGKQIDNVMTDVGVAMYYVAQKPELFEVTSEVLTNEPIAVTVRKGEDAFTEKLNETLKKLQENGTMTEISMKWFGEDMTNNINSEIKVIE